AACATCTTCTGCGAGTGAGTGCCCAGCTACATGAAACCTTTGGTCTTTTGCTCCGTGCTAATGTCTTCTAGTCCGTGCCAACGTCTTCCTCATATAGTTTGTTTTAACAAGATGAAGTTATATGTCAGAAGCATACTTTATAATTTCAGTTTCCCTCCCATTTAATgtcccccccccctttttttaataatattggcTCAGCCGATTCCGCAAAGGAACCCAACACGGCCTAAAGTTAAGCGGGCTTAAAGtgatcaaagaaaaacaaaataacttTGGCACGTCATAAAAGGAGGGCCCAATCCAAGATAAAAGGCACATTTTGGGCCTATAGTTGATATATCACTCCATATATCTAAGTGGCCTACAATTTGTATATGCGTTCATCAATTTCCTTGGATGTCCCCTACAATACTGTCCTCCTATCTCACTACTCGTTAGCCAAAGATTTCATTCCTTCAAAGACTGATGGATTTGATTCAGTTTTATATGACACTATGCTACTTGATAAGCTGATGGTGCTTGCCTTTTGTTATGATGGTGTCATATTTTTTACACCCTCCTACGAGTCACCTTATATTGTGAAGTCAGTTTTCATAAATTTCTTGGTCATAGCATATAAAGTTATATGAACAATAATTTCACTATTCATGTTATCTATTTGTATGCACGGATTTCGCATTTATTATTTCTGTATCAAAACTCTACTCGTAGTTATTTCCTCTTACCAATTGTACTTTTCTTGTACACCTCAACTTGAGGTTCTTTCGTTTTATAAATTGCACTTTTCTCGTGTACCTCTTTTAGAGAAGTTCTATAGTTACAAATAAATCCCATAAAAGTAAATACaaaaattgatatagtttcatataattcattagatttactttacaataaaagtaattttacaatctgacataatacattaaatcacattagtttgaaatttatttttgtataatctctctataacaaaaatatttttccctttttatatttattgttagaGAGAGTATGCAAATGGAGTAGGTTAAGGAAGCACATAGGAGGGTGATGGTTGCAAACCACCCACATGCTGGTGGCAGGCATTACCTCGCATCTAATATTAATGAAGCAAAAGACGTGATGCTTGGAAAAAACCAAGGGTTGCACCTCTGCATTTTGATGGCTGCAGCTCCTGCATGCAAAGATAATCATGCAAAAGTTGTAGTGAGTTTTATGAAGATTAAAATGATGATATCGAGGGAAATGATTATGCAGTCCTCCCCCAATAATGGGTCATGGGCTCGACCATTTTTTATGAACACAAATATTGCCCACCGGATTTTAGTACTACTTTTTCTCCTAGGATTCTCTCGTTCCCCCATATATGTACTATGCTCCGAATGCGTGCATAAGTTGTCCATTACTTATGAGATTGTGACTTGTGATCACTTTGAACAAGAGTTGTGTTCTATatatgctttactcatatctCATTCTTATTACTAACGTTAGTTTGACATTACCCATCAACTgtactttttcttgaaaaaagaaaaattaatctttgGATTTGAGAGAAGAGAGGCAGGATGAAAGCGTAACATAGCAACTCCATGCTTTCATCTCGCTAATATTTTTCTCGTAGTTCCTGCAAAACACAACTATTTTGAGGAGGCAACTAGCCTTCTTTCGGGACATTCAGGAGCTAAAGTGTTGACTTTGTATGGAACCAAACTATTTTTGCTCGTTGTAACGGGATAAACTCAAGGAgttatgttattattttgtaCTGACCTTGAAAATAGTAAATCATAATGTTAGAATCAAATCAACATAATGTCTACGTCGCTGTGTGTAATAGCCAAACGATAATCTTTAACCCGATATCCAAGTATGGAAGGAACCTTTTAGCCGCAGGGCAGAAGATGAGTCTTTACATAACTCTTGTGCATAATGTTGCTGCCTCCTTGCTTTTCAACCTCTTATTGGAAGTTCTAATCGTTAGCTATTATGGAAAGGACAGTAGTTAAGCGCTCATCTTTCATGCTCCAAGAGAATAGGAGCAACTCCTGGCATTTACGTCCTAATTTCCTGTAAAAACCGATATCTTTGTCATATTTTATCTTCAGCAATCATATCATTCTGTTGTGGATTCAGCAACAGCTATATCATCCCCTTCTGATGGTGTTTGTTCCATTTCAACTTTCAAGTCGAGTGGACCTTGAGGGACTCCAAAAAGTGTAGAAAATATCTGTCTATGGCATTTGTCGCAGAAAAAGAAATAGGATAGATGGCCTTCATTTGGGAGCTTATGCACAATGGCCTCTGGTAGAACCCGGACTATGTAGTCGACCACTGATGGTGGGATTACCCGATCATCCATTCCCTATTTGGCATTCATAAAGAAATGATGTCAACAGAATTTTAAAAGTAAGCTGCATAAGTATTTTGAAAATTCTAAGCAAGAATTATTTTAATCCAATTAAATTACCGAGTATATCTTATCCTGCTGACTGCTACTATTCAATTTAACTCATGGGCGAACATGGCAATCAGTAAAAACACTTGGGGAGAGGAATGTAGGTCTGATATACTTTTAGGGAATTCCCAGAAAATCACTTTAGACAACTTTTATAAACAGGAACTGTAGAAGCATCAGTCTATTGTTATGCACAACAAAGAAGCAACAACAAAGAAGTAAGAGGTAAACCTGCCATATGTGTATCGGGCCTAGGAATCCTGTCAACTCACATTCCGCTTGACTCCACAATGACCTTAGCCAAGAAAGAATGCCTCTTATCTGACACTTCCTCTGCACCTGAAGATCTGCTAGGCTAAAACCCCAACCTGAAACCTGAAGCTCGGCTTCCTCAATGAATGGTTTTGGATTCCCCTGGCGAATTGACTCCTCCACATCCCTATGCCAAAACTCTTCAAATATTGACTTTTCAATCAGGATTTTGTCCTGAATATGTCAAGATTTCTTCAAATAAGTCATTGTAAAGAATTATATAATGATGTTGAAATTATTGCTAGCATTTTCAATTAGAATGCAACTAAATTGTATATTTCACCCCAAAAAAATCAGTTTCGTGGGAAACTGcttcataaaaaattcaaagagcATTCAAAAATCACAGAACAAAAGGAAATTTCTGCAGTTTAGAGATTTTAATCAAAGATGGCAATGGCATGACTCACCCTCTCCCCCAGTGATAGATACAACTGATTATCAATCCGATCATGCTTTCCAGATAGGAAGCTTTGCCGATAGAAATAGGAGAGGAACTTTGGGAATCTACGAGCTAAGAAGTGCAATAACTTTCTTCTTGGCACCCAGGTTTCCCAcatttttttcatctcttctttaGTCATGCCCCGCTCATATGGATTAATCATTGGGGCCAACATGGCTGCGCCTGTGTATTAAGAGTAGACACaccataaattaaattatgtttgatttttacCTCCTTATTGTGCTTCCATTacgaaaacaagaaaaagaagggaCAAGGGCTGAAGATGAGAGGAGGCAACCGACATGATCCAAGATATTGAGCTccagttttttcttttgtttttgctaCATGATATAGAGCTCCAATTATTTGTGGAAACATATCAATTGGTTGAACCATTCATACGTTACACTACCATGCATAAAATCCATAACACTATCACTCAAATGCATTGAAAAAATCGAAACTAAAAGTTTATTGGCATAGCCACATAATATAAGTCTTGTTCAGcaaccaaaatttttttgaaagtttttccACATTTCTCCAACTTTTCTGATAACTTCAGTTCTAAGCAtacagtttttaaaaaatttctatttcaactttttatataatcattatccagacacaaaaatcaataaaacttttacaagcttttaaaaaaaaaaaaaaaaaaaaaaaaacctgttaaaaattatattgaaacaacttttcaacttcacaTATCTATTTTTGCAAACTCCAATACGAAACttactggaaaaaaaaaaaaaaaaaaaaaaaaaaaattaaaattctctcttctttcccaaaattcaataaacaatacatctaaaaaatttctcaaaactctcAAAATCTTTCATAACCAAACATATCATAATAGTCACATACAGCAAATACTCAAAGTCAGCATGCCATAAacccacaacttttttttttttttttttataactagcCATAAACCTACAACTCTCACCATAAGAGTTAAGACTATAACACTAGCCATGGTCCCTAAGGACTAAATCTGGAACATACATTTTCAGAATAAATGTTTTGAGAAGGGCTATGACAACTGTCCAAACATTTCAAAAATTTCCTTTATAATGAATTGAAAGCACAGGGCTTAATCTCATTAATCATATTGTGCCGACCTCATCTACCTTTATGCAAAACAAGTtgcttcaaattcttttatggAACTTTCTTACTTGCACCTATGCTCACAGGAAACACATATTAACTTGCCATTCATTTCTTGATATAAGTCAAACAGGAACAAACAGTTCTCAGGGGGAAAACAAATTAGCAGAACCATCAGGCTATCACCCTATGAAGGGAAAGGTggttaaaattaaattgttagACTCAATGTAACATAAGattcaaatatattcaaacactagaataatttataaaagaaataaaaacaatggtATACCCGCAATTCTGTTAGGAATGTATCTAAGAGAAGCCCAAGCATGCATTGCTCCACTTGAGTAGCCCAGCAGCCAGAACTTGTCACTGATACCAACCGCATTAGAAAGGTACAACATATCAAATGCTGATGAATTAAGATTACGGCCGAGATGAGGATCGCTCTCCCCAAAACCAGGAAGATCATATGTGACCAATCGAACACCATACTCTTCAAGCAATGACATTTTAACTCCCGGTATACCTTTTATTCAGAAATTACTTAGAAAATAAGCACCCAGTCTTATTAATTTCCACCAAGACCATGCATTAAAGTCACGTGGATACCACTTGAAAGTGTTGAAGATTTATTGGTTTTTACCTGCAAGCcttgaggaaagaaaagaatgtGGAGCGATAAGGGAAAATCTTGCTCTATCAGCTGGAACACCTTGCTCATGATAAGCCATGCGTCTACCATCTGGAAGTAGTATATGGCTTGCACTTGGAGGATGTATACGCACTTTCTTTACCAGTGGAACCAAGCTGTCATTTTTGGTATTTACGTTCATGGCTGCACATGGTTTTAAAGATCTCAATAAATGTTCTTCCATCATATAccacaaagggaaaaataaaagaaagaatattGATGGCTGTTCCCATGATGCTACTGGAGGTCTCTGTCCCAAATAGTAGTCAGTTACAATCTTAACGGTGATTTTTCTCACAGTTGCGGAGTTCCATGGAGTTGCTATGGAGTTGCTGCAACTAACCCCAAAGGGTGTCAAACTAATGTCCATGAAAGCAACGGTGTCCACCACTGATGAAAGAAGTACTAAACCATCTCGACAAAAAGGAAGGAGTATGGTCGATGACGTgacaaaaaaaagtgaaatttatCAAGTTTTACAGGAACTActaatttttttccctaaatCTGGTTATTTTTATCACACAAAATACAACTTGGTTATTTAATACGTAGGGCCAAGATCACAAATCGTGAACCGTAGGGAGACTCGGCGTTGGAACTCAACTTGGCAAATAAGGCAAGGGATTTTCACCAATCCGGCTACcagaaacaaaatgaaataagCAAATTACAGGCAGATTATAACTAACATCTTCTTCTACTCAAGCTTTTCAAGTAGATATTCATCCACCATTTTCATGCCAAATTAGGTAGTTCCAAAGTCTGAACTCGAACAACGCTTATTATTATAGGAACGAATTGCAGACTGCATAACAAGTAAAAAAACAATATGTTTCCTTCCTATAAATTCCCAATTAAACCGAAGGGGAGAAAAAATAACGGAAAGAAAAAACATAGAATGTGGTTATAATCTATTCACCTGCAACTGCAAGAATGAAAACGAAGAATATCACGGACCACGCTTGAGCCGGATGGCGATCCTCCGGTAAAAACTCATTCAAGAACTTCAATCTGCCCGAAACGTTGGCGAACGGCTTCCGAAGCTTCCGTACGATGTAGGAATCATCGGTCAGAAGGCTCTGCTGTGCGATGTCTCTACAGCCTCTGCCAAATTCCAGGAGTATttctccccaagccaccgcgAATCCCTTGACCTGATCCTTCAGGCTCTCCGTTTCCTCCGATTCCTTGGTCCGCGAATCGCCTGATACGAACTCCGAGCTAGTCGTCTCAAACGACGGCGGAAAGATTCCGATCGGCTCCCCGGCGTATCGTATACCGGAGTCGTCTACCAGACTCGCCCGCTCTTCCGGCAAGAAGTTCGATCCTCTCACTTCCGACATTGCCACTGAAAAAGCTTTCAGTTAAGAATACTAAAACACGAACCTCCCTCAACCTTCAATACTGTTGAGCCatacacgagagagagagagagagagagtgagagagagagagaaatgcgATTGCTTCAATCAGGAacttaaaaaccaaaaaaaaaaagtaagattcaAAGTCCAGGCACTAGAAAGCAGAGCTGGAACTGCAACTTTCCAAGCGTGATAAGCCAAGCCAGCTTTGTTTAATCCCAAAAGAAGATAAACATTGAACCTACCACCATTTTCAAAGCAAACGAAGGTAcccaaaacaaatatataaataaaagttgacaaaaaaaaatcacttataattaagaagaaaaaggcAAAAGCACCACTGCCTTTTAACCTTCCAAAAACTCGTACCGTTGGGACTGTTCGAATCTGGGGTGCGTTGTCCTCGTATGGAGCCTTTTACATGTTATCTAAACTTTATGCCGAATTGGCTCCTTAACTAATCTCAGCCATTAATGGCCCGGCAGCTCGGCACCTAAAGGTTTTGCCTCTTGCTCGTCCGGTCAAGACTCGACGATGAGGACGAACCGTCCGATGAGGTCACTTTAAGAAAAGTGACATCGCGGGATCTGGCCAAGTGGTCAACTGCACTGCACCGCCGCGCGTGTAATGGCTGCAGTCGGTGCTTGTCGGGTTGCTATGTGCTGTGTGAGAGGAAATGGAATAAAATGCgatgaagaaaggaaaaagataattattttataatattcttttcttttctttatacaGGAATTTAGTTTGCAGGAAACGAAATGAATATTCGTCTTGAAATGATTGAGAGAAATAATTGTgggaattttaaataaaataaataaatataaaatttatattaaaaaagttaatttttaataataaattttattttttttaaagaatcaCATGATGTTTAAATACTTTATATctgtatttagtattagttaaaaagaaatatatattatctttattaaaaacattctcttttaattttttatttaaagacgtgttataatatttataattatctacataagtattttaaataatattaaataataataaataatatattgccTACTTTCTATGTTGTTAGCAGTTGGCTGCAAAGGTTGCTGGGATCGAGGTTCCTTCATCCACTGCAAGTCCTCACTTGCCTGCCGCAAGAAACtatgaaaatgatatttaaaagtgtATTTCTATAAAGGATCATGCTAGAGGATCGATTCCCTACTGATAATCCGACCGATTGCTTCCTTTCAGAACCTTTCTTTTTtcacctttctttttttcatttttttaatatctttaactatcttttatctttttataagaTAATAGTTCTGATAACTCTAACTtatcatattaaataatttaaagagtaataatcttttaaaatcacataatttaataattataatttgagagtttcaaattaaatagatcttgagaatccattcaatatgatgaataattttgaaaataaaatacttgtTGAGAATAAGAGGTCTGTTGATAATTTTGAAGACATACCTGTGAAGAAGGAGAAGCATGATTAATTGATGATGAAACTGCTGCTAACGATGCTGCTTGCTGTAATGAAGATAATCTAGCTTCTTGTtaaggattttctttttctttattgtcTGAAATTTGTGATATTGCTTCAGCTAATTTTTTCATActctctttataaaaatatatgtacagTGTAAATCAATAATATGTGCCGCTTGACACTAGCATAGTAAACACCTATAATGTGTGTCATCTAACACCAATAGGATAAAGATTATCCGATATACAAAGTTATTTGTCCCGTTAGGTTAGACTTGGCTACTTTGTCTTTCTAGGTAAAGTGAATATAACTCAAGGTATACAAAGTCATTTGTCTTTAGTGGACATTGAAGATAATCTTGAAATATACATGTCTTTACTATTCTTAAATAGTAATTCTTGTCCCATTAAACAAATCTTGCATTGAATCTGGTGGAAATATATGTAAAGGAAGACATTCAGAATTCCTCGTCTAAAACTATTGATTCTCTTGATTCTCTTACTCTTATAAATTAAGCATATTTTCATGTCATTTGCTCTCAACTCTTTTgaggattaatttttttgtaagtattatattttcaatgaaatatattttattacattctgttttttattttatgcaaaTGGTAGGTGCTAAAtccttttattatatttgttttacttCTTTATATTATCAAATTGGTTATACCACCTCTATTGattaattattctatttatatttccATTATATAAATCTTGGTATATGTTGatggtatcaaagccattggctattatatattgatattttatttgctattttattgcttttaattttattttgtgatttaattgctattttgtgattttattgcttttaattacataataaaCTATTATCTTGTTCAAGTTAGTTTACATGACCGTAATGAATTGATTTGTGCATAATATAATACAAgacttgaattaaaatattttgtggaaagaataaatgatcttaaagaaaaaacaattaaaaatgagacTAGATTATTACTCAATGATGGAAAGAGATCACGTATTTCAAAGTAGACAAGCAtcaataaaagaatttaaagatcATTGTAAGTTCTTAAGAGCAGAGATTAAAAGTATAAGAAACAACCTAAATAttcttgctttaaaaaaaaaaaatcattgataCAGATTTTAAATAACGATAACTTacgtaaaagaaaatgaagtataTTGGGAGTCTTGTATTAGTAAGTCATGAAAATTCGTTAGTCGGCTCATCTATGCTAGAAAAACTTTAAGGGTAGTCCCAATGGTATTCTCTAAATATCTTGATCTACTCATTTCTCTTTGAATAGAGGAAATCTTTGTTTTAAAAACATGTctcaatgaattctttatttaaGTCAGAAGAATCCACTACTAATATACCTATAGAATTTGAACCTGATAATGTTAACCAAAaagattataatataatagacatagaaagaaatttacaagattggaCTATCCCTAATGTTCCcaataatcaaatatacaaACAGGCTACTTTCTCTtctaaattatcatttcttactaattatactattaaaaaggtagaaaaaactattagtctaaataatgattatgaataattacaattattaataaaagaggCATGTAAACaccataaagaataaaaatattcttttatacatattggattaGTACAAGTGGCTATAAAACCACGCACTCACAAGAAGTAGATTAAATGTCTCAGTATTACTTTGTCTAAGAGATAAAAGACGCTATAATTTTCATGATTCATTACTTGAAATGGTAGAATCTAGTCTAGTTTCTTTTAATTGTTATCCGAATTATTCACtttcattatttgatattaatattttacatgctttaatattaaattttaaaacaaatggtTATCATATGATGAAATGATCACATCCTTAAATCGTAATATATAGAATCCATTATAAACTGATGAAAACAATATTAGAACCACAAGCTCTTATTACTAGTCCAAAAGgttacatattattattataatctaACACACCAAATTCTAGTATACAAATTCCTAAACATATTAATTGGAATCAAATTACTCTCTCTAATGAATGGcagttagaaaatattattctattactaaaatagaaaataattctaaaaatgatatagacataaataaaaaaacggATGAAACAGTCTAAATTTTCTTTCAACCGTTTAAGAGATCATTATCACAAACACATTATTATTCACCAGTACCTTCTAGTTATCATACACCCAGATCTATTCTTACTTCAGTTTCTAGAAATAGATATCAAAATTTTGATGCCCGATCTCAAAATCTGGACACCCATATCCAGAAAATTattcttgaaaatattattaacaCACTAATATATACCATTAACCATCCTGATATAGCATCCACCTTTCAAAATCCCCAACAAGGTAATGAACCTTCTTatccaacatattcacaagTAGTTGGAGATGATATTCAAATATTCACTCTaagtaaagaagaatttaaaattaataaagattatctaaaacaagattatataaaagaagaaaataaacagaaaagattAGCATTTTTTTCTACCTtcacaaaaatagaaagagattatatccaaataaaatgtTATGAGTATTTAGAAAgtgtacaaattaatatacatttctttacatggtttgaaatatataaatcaaatcaattatcaACCATAAATAGAACTGCTAATTAATAGACTAAAGAagataataatcaaattatttatgaagaatacCCCCTTTTGAAACTATTAAATACAATCAAAGGAATACTCAAATATTAGcattgccaataaaaaaaatataattctatATCAGAAAGTAAAAACACTgataatataatccaacaaaataattatactaatttatattaaaaaaccatgagtaaacaataattagaaagaattgaaaatcaaatatctcATATCAATACTCCTATCaaggaaacaaaagaaatttctttattcatttcccatgaaatttattctcatttaaaatttagtttttctaaaactaaagatgatttattataacaaata
This sequence is a window from Carya illinoinensis cultivar Pawnee chromosome 9, C.illinoinensisPawnee_v1, whole genome shotgun sequence. Protein-coding genes within it:
- the LOC122277148 gene encoding uncharacterized protein LOC122277148: MSEVRGSNFLPEERASLVDDSGIRYAGEPIGIFPPSFETTSSEFVSGDSRTKESEETESLKDQVKGFAVAWGEILLEFGRGCRDIAQQSLLTDDSYIVRKLRKPFANVSGRLKFLNEFLPEDRHPAQAWSVIFFVFILAVAAMNVNTKNDSLVPLVKKVRIHPPSASHILLPDGRRMAYHEQGVPADRARFSLIAPHSFLSSRLAGIPGVKMSLLEEYGVRLVTYDLPGFGESDPHLGRNLNSSAFDMLYLSNAVGISDKFWLLGYSSGAMHAWASLRYIPNRIAGAAMLAPMINPYERGMTKEEMKKMWETWVPRRKLLHFLARRFPKFLSYFYRQSFLSGKHDRIDNQLYLSLGERDKILIEKSIFEEFWHRDVEESIRQGNPKPFIEEAELQVSGWGFSLADLQVQRKCQIRGILSWLRSLWSQAECELTGFLGPIHIWQGMDDRVIPPSVVDYIVRVLPEAIVHKLPNEGHLSYFFFCDKCHRQIFSTLFGVPQGPLDLKVEMEQTPSEGDDIAVAESTTE